One genomic region from Augochlora pura isolate Apur16 chromosome 7, APUR_v2.2.1, whole genome shotgun sequence encodes:
- the LOC144472230 gene encoding uncharacterized protein LOC144472230, whose translation MAEGSARMTQLRTIHRTLLSRLAALYVLMLHSGVVALRMTALQIPQHVVLNETVRMQCNFNMDDEKLYSVKWYKDGHEFYRFVPQDNPRVQTFLVPGVNVNTDNSTEKSVVLKNVNLTSSGRYRCEVSAEAPAFQTVSDHADMTVVVLPDEGPRITGGRSRYQVGEVVRMNCTSAPSKPAALLTWFINGDPADTQYLKGPHITAVDEKGLETAVLGLEFRVANKHFKRGDMKLKCLATIATVYLQSNEESVEGDERILKAPVMESRETRAQSHTRNDLTNGSRTPTSPTWMLIMAPITWLVLGR comes from the exons ATGGCCGAAGGATCAGCGAGGATGACGCAGCTCCGGACGATACACAGGACCCTGTTGTCCAGGCTGGCGGCACTCTACGTGCTCATGCTGCACTCAG GTGTGGTGGCCCTTCGAATGACGGCCCTGCAGATCCCACAGCACGTGGTACTGAATGAAACGGTCCGGATGCAGTGCAACTTCAACATGGACGACGAGAAACTCTACTCCGTGAAATGGTACAAAGATGGCCACGAGTTCTACCGTTTCGTACCCCAGGACAACCCCAGGGTGCAGACGTTTCTGGTGCCAGGGGTGAACGTGAAC ACGGACAATTCCACGGAGAAATCGGTGGTGCTAAAGAACGTGAACCTGACCAGCTCGGGGAGGTATCGTTGCGAGGTGTCGGCGGAGGCTCCGGCGTTCCAAACGGTCTCCGATCACGCGGACATGACAGTCGTCG TGCTGCCTGACGAGGGGCCACGGATAACTGGCGGACGTTCACGCTACCAAGTTGGGGAGGTTGTTCGTATGAACTGCACGTCCGCACCCTCGAAACCCGCTGCCCTGTTGACTTGGTTCATCAACGGCGACCCG GCTGATACCCAGTACCTGAAGGGGCCGCACATAACCGCGGTGGACGAGAAGGGCCTGGAGACCGCGGTATTGGGCTTGGAGTTCCGTGTCGCCAACAAACACTTCAAGCGGGGCGACATGAAGCTAAAGTGCTTGGCGACAATAGCGACCGTCTACTTGCAGAGCAACGAGGAGAGCGTGGAGGGGGACGAGAGGATCCTGAAAGCACCTGTAATGGAGAGCCGCGAGACCAGGGCGCAGAGTCATACTCGCAACGACTTAACCAACG GAAGCAGAACGCCAACGTCGCCGACCTGGATGCTGATCATGGCCCCGATCACCTGGCTGGTTCTCGGCCGATAA
- the LOC144472180 gene encoding nucleoporin NUP35-like, with protein MMEPMTLGSPVGSPVQTPGSPPASGYLPNFLLGDTTMQGKVNLTIPQDTPKQLLIGHAGLTSPLSNYGTPDYRSNRQKAVFGGSNTPNTSQIVTENHTGGPPTRGLFDSLDTSQTASPYMLANQSIAHNQSKLLMNSMNNSIFNETPINPNTSESQGLLQWVTVFGFAPSDLNTVLAHISTRVRIVDKHPAPHAQSNWIHLKSASEQEVQRALACNGNIVSGSIMIGVIPCTDEGVIMGADKENRTKMNGSIKCYSNFGRVNQSPEYNTPCTPIKLQNARPLAAGYYQHLSPHSVKVAESVPQKSTGLVSKAMEYMFGW; from the exons atg ATGGAACCAATGACTTTAGGATCACCGGTTGGAAGTCCCGTACAAACGCCTGGGAGTCCACCAGCCTCTGGATACCTTCCGAATTTTCTTCTAGGGGACACTACAATG CAAGGCAAGGTGAACCTAACAATCCCCCAGGACACTCCGAAACAGCTTTTGATAGGACACGCCGGTCTTACGTCTCCACTGTCAAACTATGGTACCCCAGATTATCGTTCTAATAGACAAAAAGCAGTATTCGGTGGGTCAAACACACCAAACACGTCCCAAATAGTAACAGAGAATCATACCGGGGGGCCACCAACTAGAGGATTATTTGATTCTTTGGATACGTCTCAGACAGCATCACCATATATGTTAGCAAATCAAAGCATAGCCCACAATCAATCTAAACTCCTAATGAACTCAATGAACAATTCCATCTTCAATGAAACTCCAATAAATCCAAACACAAGCGAATCTCAAGGTCTTCTGCAATGGGTAACAGTCTTTGGATTTGCACCAAGTGATTTAAACACTGTGCTAGCGCATATTTCTACACGAGTTCGCATAGTAGACAAGCATCCTGCTCCCCATGCACAAAGCAATTGGATACACTTAAAATCCGCTTCAGAGCAAGAAGTTCAGAGAGCCCTAGCTTGTAATGGAAACATCGTTTCTGGATCGATAATGATTGGTGTGATCCCCTGCACGGACGAGGGTGTCATAATGGGTGCTGATAAAGAAAATCGGACAAAAATGAACGGCAGCATAAAATGCTACTCCAATTTCGGAAGAGTCAACCAATCTCCAGAATACAACACCCCCTGTACACCAATTAAACTACAAAACGCAAGACCTCTAGCTGCTGGTTATTATCAACACCTCAGTCCACACTCCGTGAAGGTGGCCGAAAGTGTTCCTCAAAAGTCCACTGGTCTCGTTTCGAAAGCGATGGAATATATGTTCGGGTGGTAA